In the genome of Polaribacter sp. MED152, one region contains:
- a CDS encoding DUF1801 domain-containing protein — MKPAERYILDQPEPFKSILLHLQILIESTFPEVDLQFKWKIPFYYLDNKPFCYLNPSKKKGFVDFAFWVSAHLTKYNEFLISENRKVVKSLRYYNIEDINEEVLLTVLQEAHQLKDKGFYKKN, encoded by the coding sequence ATGAAACCAGCAGAAAGATATATTTTAGATCAACCAGAACCCTTTAAGTCTATTTTGTTGCACCTTCAAATTTTAATAGAAAGTACGTTTCCAGAGGTAGATTTGCAGTTTAAATGGAAAATTCCTTTTTATTATTTAGATAACAAGCCCTTTTGTTATTTGAATCCATCCAAGAAAAAAGGCTTTGTAGATTTTGCTTTTTGGGTTTCTGCACATCTTACAAAGTATAATGAATTTCTAATATCTGAAAATAGAAAAGTGGTTAAATCTTTAAGATACTACAACATAGAAGATATTAACGAAGAAGTTTTGTTAACCGTTTTACAAGAAGCACATCAATTAAAAGACAAAGGTTTTTATAAGAAAAATTAG
- a CDS encoding DUF2945 domain-containing protein, which yields MIKKGTQVKWKWGNGTAEGKVEETYTEKVTKTIKGNEVTRDGEEGNKALFIKQEDGSAVLKSESEVERA from the coding sequence ATGATTAAGAAAGGAACACAAGTAAAATGGAAATGGGGAAATGGCACAGCAGAAGGCAAAGTAGAAGAAACCTATACAGAAAAAGTCACCAAAACAATTAAAGGTAACGAAGTAACTAGAGATGGTGAAGAAGGTAATAAAGCCTTATTCATTAAGCAAGAAGATGGTAGTGCAGTACTAAAATCAGAAAGTGAAGTAGAGAGGGCATAA
- a CDS encoding DUF3820 family protein: MKMPFGKYKGIFLIDLPEHYIVWYNNKGFPKGKLGDQLKLVYELKLNGLENIIRKIKKDHH, from the coding sequence ATGAAGATGCCATTTGGTAAATACAAAGGCATTTTTTTAATTGATTTGCCTGAACATTATATTGTTTGGTATAACAATAAAGGTTTTCCTAAAGGTAAGTTAGGAGATCAGCTAAAGTTAGTTTACGAGCTTAAACTAAATGGTTTAGAGAATATTATACGTAAAATTAAAAAAGACCACCATTAA
- a CDS encoding metallophosphatase domain-containing protein — protein sequence MKIVLISDTHNKHQFIKDDELPIGDVIIHAGDITNKGNSIETSSFLSWFANLPHKYKIFIAGNHDFLFERRKKEEIAKLIPDNVTYLENSGVVIDGIQFWGSPDQPAFYQWAFNKTTSQRKISFDKIPESTDVLITHCPPFRILDETKDGEDVGCKVLRERVKQIKPKLHVFGHIHEAYGQKLFNKTQFVNASLVDEYYVRKNKPVIFEL from the coding sequence ATGAAGATTGTTTTAATTTCTGACACACATAATAAACACCAGTTTATTAAGGATGATGAATTGCCAATTGGCGATGTTATTATTCATGCAGGTGATATTACTAATAAAGGAAATAGTATTGAAACGTCCTCATTTTTAAGCTGGTTTGCTAACTTACCTCATAAATACAAAATATTTATAGCTGGTAATCATGATTTTCTTTTTGAAAGAAGGAAAAAAGAAGAGATTGCCAAACTAATACCTGATAATGTAACTTATTTAGAAAATTCAGGAGTTGTAATAGATGGCATTCAATTTTGGGGAAGTCCAGATCAACCTGCTTTTTATCAATGGGCGTTTAATAAGACTACTTCTCAACGAAAAATTAGTTTTGATAAAATACCTGAAAGTACAGATGTATTAATTACACATTGCCCACCATTTCGAATTTTAGACGAAACAAAAGATGGTGAAGACGTTGGTTGTAAAGTTTTGCGTGAAAGAGTAAAACAGATAAAACCTAAATTGCATGTTTTTGGACATATACACGAAGCTTATGGCCAAAAGTTATTTAATAAAACTCAGTTTGTTAACGCTAGTTTGGTTGATGAATATTACGTTCGTAAGAATAAGCCAGTCATTTTTGAGCTATAA
- a CDS encoding NAD(P)-dependent oxidoreductase, producing the protein MKFGIIKERKNPPDKRVVFSPSKLALLKQKFPKAEVVVESSDIRIFNDEAYQNKNIEVTTDVSDCDVLLGVKEVPIDALIPNKKYFFFSHTIKKQPYNRKLLRAILEKNIELYDHETIIKENGARLIGFGRYAGIVGAYNGFRAIGLTTEKFSLPKAETLDSQIELISNLNSINLSPIKILLTGNGKVAYGAKEMLDAMNIKEVSVDDYLNKAFNEVVYCLADVLDYNKRKDGKVIDNFDFYNHPENYESDFMRFAAVTDFFIAGHFYGDGAPFLFTGEDAKQVNFKIKYVADISCDIDGPVASTIKASTIAEPVYGYDPLEEKEVDYKNDNAIVVMAVDNLPCELPKDASEGFGEMFLENVIPAFFNNDKDGVLARAKMTANGKLTDRFSYLQDYVDGLE; encoded by the coding sequence ATGAAATTCGGAATTATAAAAGAACGTAAAAATCCACCAGATAAAAGAGTGGTTTTTTCACCAAGCAAACTGGCATTATTAAAACAAAAGTTTCCTAAGGCAGAAGTAGTTGTAGAAAGTTCAGACATTCGAATTTTTAATGATGAGGCTTATCAAAATAAAAATATAGAGGTCACTACAGATGTTTCTGACTGTGATGTACTTTTAGGAGTTAAAGAAGTACCAATAGACGCCTTAATACCAAACAAAAAATATTTTTTCTTTAGTCATACAATAAAAAAGCAGCCTTATAATAGAAAGTTGTTAAGGGCTATTTTAGAAAAAAATATAGAGTTGTACGACCATGAAACTATCATCAAAGAAAATGGGGCGAGACTAATTGGTTTTGGAAGGTATGCAGGAATTGTAGGCGCCTACAATGGTTTTAGAGCAATTGGCTTGACAACAGAAAAGTTTAGTTTACCAAAAGCAGAAACATTAGACAGTCAAATAGAATTAATATCAAATTTGAATAGTATCAATCTTTCTCCGATTAAAATTTTACTTACTGGTAATGGTAAAGTAGCTTATGGAGCTAAAGAAATGTTAGATGCTATGAATATAAAAGAAGTATCTGTAGACGATTATTTAAATAAGGCTTTTAATGAAGTTGTGTATTGCTTAGCAGATGTACTAGATTACAATAAGCGTAAAGATGGCAAGGTTATAGATAATTTTGACTTTTATAATCACCCAGAAAATTACGAATCAGATTTTATGCGATTTGCTGCAGTGACCGACTTTTTTATAGCAGGTCATTTTTATGGAGATGGAGCACCTTTTTTATTTACTGGAGAAGATGCTAAACAGGTTAACTTTAAAATTAAATATGTTGCAGATATCTCTTGTGATATTGATGGACCTGTAGCTTCAACCATAAAAGCATCAACCATTGCAGAACCTGTGTATGGGTATGATCCTTTAGAAGAAAAAGAAGTCGACTACAAAAACGATAATGCTATTGTGGTTATGGCTGTAGATAATTTACCTTGTGAATTGCCAAAAGATGCTAGTGAAGGATTTGGAGAAATGTTTCTCGAAAATGTAATTCCAGCTTTTTTTAATAATGATAAAGATGGTGTTTTAGCTAGAGCTAAAATGACAGCAAATGGCAAACTAACAGACAGATTTTCTTATCTACAAGATTATGTAGATGGTTTAGAGTAG
- a CDS encoding mechanosensitive ion channel family protein: MVLNYVYFGVSILGIFLFFFLLKKFFKWLQTKLDKLDRNVLFKKAEVEHFFKFITPRREKHILKFTIRALRIGISIVFLIFYLPFVFHFIPETQEIADQILGYVMKPVDIVIDGFLDFIPGFFFILVIFFGTKYLLKFLKYVTSELEKEAVRLDGFHADWAKPTFNLVRVVIIAFSVIICWPYIPGSQSEGFKGVSIFLGVLFSLGSTAAISNIVAGIVITYMRPFKVGDRVEIGNTIGDVTERSLLVTRLKTIKNLDVTIPNSSILGNHIVNFTKNAAEDVGVILHTSVTIGYDVPSGDVIQALVKGAKNTDLILQKPEPFVLVKSLDDFYINYEINCHTKNPEKGALIYSYLHESIKNELHNAGIEILSPHYSAVRDGGALTVPPENIPKDYQQPGFKIGGFKIGS, translated from the coding sequence ATGGTTTTAAATTACGTTTATTTTGGTGTTTCTATTTTAGGAATATTTCTATTTTTCTTTCTGCTGAAAAAATTTTTTAAGTGGTTGCAAACCAAGCTAGATAAATTAGACAGGAATGTTTTATTTAAAAAAGCAGAAGTAGAACATTTCTTTAAATTTATTACACCTAGAAGAGAAAAACACATTCTAAAGTTTACCATAAGAGCATTAAGAATTGGTATAAGTATTGTTTTTCTAATATTTTATTTACCCTTCGTTTTTCACTTTATTCCAGAAACTCAAGAAATTGCAGATCAAATATTGGGTTATGTCATGAAGCCTGTAGATATTGTTATTGATGGCTTTTTAGACTTTATCCCAGGGTTCTTTTTTATTCTAGTTATCTTTTTTGGAACAAAATATTTATTAAAATTCTTAAAGTATGTTACTAGCGAATTGGAAAAAGAAGCGGTTCGTTTAGATGGTTTTCATGCAGATTGGGCCAAACCTACCTTTAATTTAGTTAGGGTAGTAATTATTGCTTTTTCTGTTATTATTTGTTGGCCATACATACCTGGCTCACAATCTGAAGGGTTTAAAGGGGTTTCTATTTTTTTAGGAGTATTATTTTCTTTAGGTTCTACTGCTGCTATATCTAATATAGTTGCAGGTATTGTTATTACCTATATGCGCCCTTTTAAAGTAGGAGATCGTGTAGAAATAGGGAATACTATTGGTGATGTAACAGAAAGAAGTTTACTGGTAACTCGTTTAAAAACAATCAAAAATTTAGATGTTACCATTCCAAATTCATCTATTTTGGGTAACCATATTGTAAATTTCACCAAAAATGCAGCAGAAGATGTAGGGGTTATTTTACATACTTCTGTAACAATAGGGTATGATGTTCCTAGTGGAGATGTTATTCAGGCTTTAGTAAAAGGAGCCAAAAACACAGATTTAATTCTTCAAAAGCCAGAACCTTTTGTGCTTGTAAAAAGTTTGGATGATTTTTATATCAATTATGAGATTAATTGTCATACCAAAAATCCTGAGAAAGGTGCTTTAATTTATTCGTATTTACACGAAAGTATTAAAAATGAATTACACAATGCAGGTATAGAAATCTTATCTCCACATTACAGTGCTGTTAGAGATGGTGGAGCACTAACTGTACCTCCAGAAAATATTCCTAAAGATTACCAACAACCTGGCTTTAAGATTGGAGGCTTTAAAATTGGTAGTTAA